The genomic DNA ATAAGACTATTACTGTGTGGGATGTTGCAAAAAATCTCCATACTAATCTGAAGAAGGTTCGAGGTTTTTCTCTGGATGTTATTTATGTGAGCTTCTTGGTTGCCGGATACGACGCTGAGGTTATATTTTGTTAgcttaattcatttttatttcatgATATATATTTTTTACTATATATGTGCTAAGTATTATTATCATTTTTCGGGTTTGTGTATTAGGTTCCTAGATTGTATGAGGTCAACAGGGGTTGTTGCCAACCTCGTCAGTACGCATGCATTGGTTCTGGCGCATCTTTTGCTCAAGAATATATGACTGAAGTGTTAGTTTTACATACTTTTGTGTTATTTGA from Papaver somniferum cultivar HN1 unplaced genomic scaffold, ASM357369v1 unplaced-scaffold_5006, whole genome shotgun sequence includes the following:
- the LOC113342971 gene encoding uncharacterized protein LOC113342971 produces the protein MYGINHNIWCAMAGNLVAVESCLRVTHREFRKKLNGGYKTITVWDVAKNLHTNLKKVRGFSLDVIYVSFLVAGYDAEVPRLYEVNRGCCQPRQYACIGSGASFAQEYMTEVLVLHTF